Proteins co-encoded in one Xiphophorus couchianus chromosome 16, X_couchianus-1.0, whole genome shotgun sequence genomic window:
- the crebbpb gene encoding CREB binding protein b isoform X5 produces the protein MADNLLDAGPPTAKRPKINSPISGSDGPDLVSLLDLENDLPDELILNGELGNGPSANCGPSGMPPGLNSAIPDAASKHKQLSELLRPGSSSILGGALNSGSPQQGGMVPSQLGAVLGKGPLGQGSPNHQSPQGQKGVSTGQGNGVLGFNQTMLNSGQGHGVMGQVGQVMNGAMGPAGRGRPGPGMQYQGQAMQGTQGGAGPGVGGSVLAETLTQGGPQMCAPHTMNAQQAGNMNKMVMSGAPFGQQYGQAGVQQMGTAGVNAQQLQNKTALSNNLPPFPADLKGAGNVPNMAQMQQQVTSMGMVPGAGGVSGGPTADPEKRKLIQQQLVLLLHAHKCQRREQANGEVRACTLPHCRTMKNVLNHMTHCQAGKSCQVAHCASSRQIISHWKNCTRHDCPVCLPLKNASDKRNQQPMLNSPGASLQNAISTVGPGLPSATAINSAPTHIDPSSMQRAYAALGLPYGNHSPAQVQGQGPAQQNPQAHQQLRNMNSLGTNQMNQIGGLGSHSSDQTGLLSDSSLPSSLNNRQLLPDGSEVEGMGNLPAATPLSASGVRKAWHEHVTQGLRSHLVHKLVQAIFPTPDPAALKDRRMENLVAYARKVEGDMYESANSRDEYYHFLAEKIYKIQKELEEKRRSRLQKQPIMVGAPGPQQPGMAQPNSMGPAQAVRPPNGPATMPNMPNQMMNRMQVDQGINQFNPMAMQNAQMPQAPMGARAPSPMSHPQQMNMNSVMGMSPSRMPPNQGMMGNHANSMTQPATQGQYLQQGQYPGAAGGAMNVNIGMGQTMPQAAVAQQQQTSNLPLNALGSQLPSGPTTQPTRGTPPPPSISQQQQQQQHAPTQAQVPQQPSTPGSAVGHPSTPTHIPSSLPRPPAAMSTPPDSSQPLTPLQPPSEPPSQMQQPTSVQPQHPSTPLSQAAAGIDNRVPTPGSVAELSSLQALPDITSSEVKSEVKEEEEEEDSKSGKKQNDDDETKPSLVKKEETDAAEPKQEPMETDEKKPEVKVEPKEEEDGASTSTSATSTAQNRKKIFKPEELRQALMPTLEALYRQDPESLPFRQPVDPMVLGIPDYFDIVKNPIDLSTIKRKLDTGQYQEPWQYVDDIWLMFNNAWLYNRKTSRVYKYCTKLAEVFEAEIDPVMQVLGYCCGRKYEFSPQTLCCYGKQLCTISRDSTYYSYQNSSPKYGLIADRYHYCEKCFNEIQGNSVNLGDDPAQPQTKISKDQFEKKKNDTLDPEPFVECKDCGRKMHQICVLHYDVIWPSGFVCDNCLRKSGKTRKENKFSAKRLQTTRLGTYIEDRVNKYLKRQNHPEAGEVFVRVVASSDKTVDIKPGMKSRFVDSGEMMANFPYRTKALFAFEEIDGVDVCFFGMHVQEYGSDCPFPNTRRVYISYLDSVHFFKPRVLRTAVYHEILIGYLEYVRKLGYVMGHIWACPPSEGDDYIFHCHPPDQKIPKPKRLQEWYRKMLDKAFAERIIHDYKDIFKQATEDRLTSANELPYFEGDFWPNVLEESIKELEQEEEERKKEENTASSETTEGVQADSKNAKKKNNKKTNKNKSSVSRSNKKKPGMPNVANDLSQKLYATMEKHKEVFFVIHLHSGPVINTLPPIMDPDPLLTCDLMDGRDAFLTLARDKHWEFSSLRRCKWSSMCMLVELHNQGQDRFVYTCNECKHHVETRWHCTVCEDYDLCINCYNTKGHEHQMVKWGLGIDDDSNSQSGEASKSPQESRRLSIQRCIQSLVHACQCRNANCSLASCQKMKRVVQHTKGCKRKTNGGCPVCKQLIALCCYHAKHCQENKCPVPFCLNIKQKLRQQQLQHRLQQAQMMRRRMATMAGRGMPMPSPPTSAAPETPTSVQQPNTPQTPQPMPNHPQQQQPPPNPGNMGQGFPSNGRSSQPSTPVPQGKPGPQSSPLHQQLSPMPNMPHQQQAPPPQQPQQQQQQLLAAMKVAQQIEMAAKAKQQQQQGYAMNGMPMNQSRMMNPIQNQMQMMPGPRGPQVMQTVSQGQWGVGMQNAQGHQPLVPPQQGPMASQQAQGTPMSQQSPLMQRPMMPQQSGPQMPGVMPPQGPPQQGMTPQQQPNMPRVMPGNITPSAVQELLHTLKSPSSPQQQQQVLTILKSNPHLMAAFIKQRAAKYQASQAVPQQQQQQQQQQVQQQQQVQQQNPQVLLGSQPGMQAMAAMNQMQRTGMAPQQQPPQLVGPQGMPPMGPQGQLMNTAQNGSPQYHRQLLRMQQMQQQGAMPQGHSQFPTQQQGPPGFSQLRAHQQMAMQGGSGPMGSVPPMSQMGQPGMGMEGIPNHLKQRMLQHQMMKQQMGSPGQANPMSPQPHLLQGQGQTAAHLSGQTMANTLGNQVRSPAPVQSPRPPSQQAPHSGSSPRIQPQPSPQHGALHSSSPHPSLGPMSGSMDQGHMGTPEQSAMLPQLNTPNRGGLSNDMNMVGDTTGDTLERFVEGL, from the exons ATGGTGATGTCAGGAGCTCCGTTCGGCCAGCAGTATGGTCAGGCCGGGGTGCAGCAGATGGGGACAGCAGGGGTCAATGCCCAACAACTCCAGAACAAGACGGCCCTTTCTAACAACCTGCCCCCATTCCCTGCTGACTTAAAGGGAGCTGGGAATGTGCCAAACATG GCCCAGATGCAGCAGCAGGTAACATCGATGGGTATGGTCCCGGGGGCTGGCGGCGTATCTGGAGGGCCGACTGCCGACCCCGAGAAACGAAAACtcattcagcagcagctggtccTGCTGCTCCACGCACACAAGTGCCAACGGCGGGAACAGGCCAATGGAGAAGTGAGGGCCTGTACTCTGCCTCACTGCCGCACCATGAAGAACGTACTCAACCACATGACTCACTGCCAAGCTGGCAAGTCTTGCCAGG tGGCTCACTGTGCATCATCCAGGCAGATCATCTCTCACTGGAAGAACTGTACACGACACGACTGCCCCGTCTGCTTGCCTTTAAAGAATGCAAGTGACAAGAGAAATCAGCAGC CCATGTTGAACTCTCCCGGAGCCAGCCTGCAGAATGCCATCAGTACAGTCGGACCCGGCCTGCCGAGCGCCACAGCCATCAACAGCGCTCCCACACACATTGACCCCAGCTCTATGCAGAGGGCTTACGCAGCTCTGGGCCTCCCATATGGGAACCATTCCCCTGCTCAGGTCCAGGGTCAGGGTCCGGCTCAGCAGAACCCCCAGGCACACCAGCAGCTACGAAATATGAACTCACTCG GCACTAATCAGATGAACCAGATAGGAGGCCTGGGTAGCCATTCCTCCGACCAGACGGGCTTGCTCTCCGACTCCTCGCTCCCCTCTTCGCTCAACAA CAGGCAGCTACTGCCAGATGGATCAGAGGTAGAAGGTATGGGAAACCTCCCCGCTGCCACCCCTCTCTCTGCTTCAGGGGTAAGAAAGGCCTGGCATGAACACGTGACTCAGGGCCTGCGCTCTCATCTGGTGCACAAACT AGTACAAGCCATATTCCCGACCCCAGACCCTGCAGCTCTGAAGGACAGGCGAATGGAGAACTTGGTGGCTTACGCACGCAAAGTTGAGGGAGACATGTATGAGTCAGCAAACAGCAGG GATGAGTACTACCACTTCCTGGCAGAAAAAATTTACAAGATCCAGaaagagctggaggagaagagACGCTCGCGTCTGCAGAAACAGCCCATCATGGTGGGCGCTCCCGGACCCCAGCAGCCTGGTATGGCTCAGCCCAACAGCATGGGCCCTGCACAGGCCGTTCGACCTCCAA ATGGACCTGCAACAATGCCCAACATGCCAAATCAGATGATGAACCGTATGCAGGTGGATCAAG GAATCAATCAGTTTAACCCAATGGCGATGCAGAATGCACAGATGCCTCAGGCACCCATGGGAGCGAGGGCTCCTTCCCCAATGAGCCATCCGCAGCAGATGAACATGAATTCTGTG ATGGGCATGTCTCCATCCAGGATGCCCCCGAACCAAGGCATGATGGGTAATCATGCTAATAGCATGACTCAACCAGCCACCCAAGGCCAGTACCTGCAGCAGGGTCAGTATCCTGGTGCTGCAGGTGGAGCCATGAATGTGAATATAGGCATGGGTCAGACTATGCCACAGGCTGCCGTTGCACAG caacaacAAACCTCTAACCTCCCTCTGAATGCACTGGGCTCCCAGTTGCCCTCTGGACCCACCACCCAACCCACCCGGGGCACCCCCCCTCCACCCAGcatcagccagcagcagcagcagcagcagcatgctCCCACACAGGCCCAGGTGCCGCAGCAGCCCTCCACTCCTGGCTCTGCAGTAGGACACCCCTCTACCCCAACCCACATTCCAAGTAGCCTTCCTCGCCCCCCTGCAGCTATGAGCACTCCCCCTGACTCCTCCCAGCCTCTGACACCCCTGCAGCCTCCCTCTGAGCCCCCCAGCCAGATGCAGCAGCCCACCTCTGTGCAGCCTCAGCACCCTAGTACACCG TTGTCCCAGGCTGCTGCCGGTATTGATAACAGAGTACCCACTCCTGGCTCTGTGGCTGAACTGAGCTCCCTGCAGGCCCTGCCTGACATAACCAGCTCTGAGGTCAAATCCGAAGtcaaagaggaagaagaggaggaggacagcaagtctggaaaaaagcaaaatgat GACGATGAAACCAAACCCTCCCTGGTGAAGAAGGAGGAAACGGATGCAGCAGAACCAAAGCAGGAACCCATGGAGACGGACGAGAAGAAGCCAGAGGTGAAGGTGGAACCCAAAGAAGAGGAGGACGGTGCGTCCACCAGCACATCAGCCACTTCCACTGCTCAGAACCGCAAGAAAA TTTTCAAGCCAGAGGAACTGAGACAAGCACTGATGCCCACTCTTGAGGCCCTCTACAGACAAGACCCCGAGTCCCTACCCTTCAGGCAACCTGTAGACCCCATGGTGCTCGGCATTCCT GACTACTTTGACATAGTGAAGAACCCCATCGACTTATCCACCATCAAACGCAAGCTGGACACGGGTCAGTACCAGGAGCCGTGGCAGTATGTGGACGACATCTGGCTCATGTTCAACAACGCCTGGCTGTATAACCGCAAAACGTCACGCGTCTACAAGTACTGCACCAAGCTGGCCGAGGTGTTCGAAGCAGAGATTGATCCCGTCATGCAGGTTCTGGGCTACTGCTGTGGCAGGAAG TACGAGTTTTCACCTCAGACGCTTTGTTGCTACGGCAAACAGTTGTGTACCATCTCCAGAGACAGCACCTACTACAGCTACCAGAACAG TTCACCCAAATATGGCCTTATTGCCGACAGGTATCACTATTGTGAGAAGTGCTTCAATGAGATCCAGGGCAACAGTGTGAACCTGGGGGACGACCCGGCACAACCGCAGAC GAAAATATCTAAAGATcagtttgaaaagaagaaaaatgatacgTTGGACCCTGAACC gTTTGTTGAATGTAAAgactgtggaagaaaaatgcaTCAGATCTGTGTGCTGCACTATGATGTCATTTGGCCCTCTGG CTTCGTGTGTGACAATTGCCTGAGAAAATCGGGAAAAACAAGGAAGGAGAACAAGTTCTCAGCAAAAA GGTTGCAGACTACAAGGTTGGGGACGTACATTGAAGACAGAGTAAACAAGTACTTAAAAAGGCAGAACCACCCAGAAGCTGGTGAAGTGTTTGTGCGAGTTGTTGCCAGCTCTGATAAAACTGTGGATATTAAGCCTGGCATGAAGTCTAG GTTTGTAGACTCAGGTGAGATGATGGCGAACTTCCCTTACAGAACCAAAGCACTTTTTGCATTCGAGGAAATCGACGGCGTGGACGTTTGTTTCTTCGGCATGCATGTACAGGAGTATGGCTCAGATTGCCCTTTTCCAAACACAAG ACGGGTTTACATATCATACCTCGACAGTGTTCACTTCTTCAAGCCACGTGTGCTAAGGACTGCAGTGTACCACGAGATCTTGATAGGCTACCTGGAGTATGTGAGGAAACTTGG GTATGTAATGGGTCACATTTGGGCCTGCCCACCAAGTGAAGGAGATGATTATATTTTCCACTGCCACCCTCCGGACCAGAAGATCCCTAAACCCAAAAGGCTGCAGGAGTGGTACAGGAAGATGCTTGACAAGGCGTTTGCAGAGAGGATCATTCATGATTACAag gACATTTTCAAGCAGGCAACAGAAGACAGGTTGACCAGTGCCAACGAGCTGCCATACTTTGAGGGCGACTTTTGGCCTAATGTGCTGGAGGAGAGCATCAAGGagctggagcaggaggaggaggagagaaagaaggaggAGAACACTGCCTCCTCGGAGACAACAGAG GGAGTCCAGGCTGACAGCAAGAATGccaaaaagaagaataataagAAAACCAACAAGAACAAGAGCAGCGTCAGCCGATCCAATAAGAAGAAGCCTGGCATGCCAAATGTAGCCAATGATCTGTCTCAAAAACTCTACGCCACCATGGAGAAACACAAGGAG gtgTTTTTTGTAATTCACCTCCATTCGGGGCCTGTCATCAACACCCTCCCACCTATCATGGACCCCGACCCTCTGCTGACCTGTGACCTCATGGATGGACGTGACGCCTTCCTGACTTTGGCCAGGGACAAGCACTGGGAGTTCAGCTCGCTCAGAAGATGCAAGTGGAGCTCCATGTGCATGCTGGTGGAGCTGCACAACCAGGGCCAGGACCGCTTTGTCTACACATGCAACGAATGCAAGCATCATGTGGAGACTCGCTGGCACTGCACTGTTTGTGAG GACTATGACCTGTGCATTAACTGCTACAACACTAAGGGCCACGAGCACCAGATGGTGAAGTGGGGCCTGGGTATCGATGATGACAGCAACAGTCAGAGCGGCGAGGCCTCAAAGAGTCCTCAGGAGAGTCGGCGCCTCAGCATCCAGCGCTGCATCCAGTCTCTGGTCCACGCCTGTCAGTGCAGGAACGCCAACTGCTCCCTCGCGTCCTGCCAGAAGATGAAGCGGGTGGTTCAGCACACTAAGGGCTGCAAGCGCAAGACCAATGGTGGATGCCCGGTGTGCAAGCAGCTGATTGCTTTATGCTGTTACCACGCCAAGCACTGTCAGGAGAACAAGTGTCCGGTTCCGTTCTGCCTCAATATCAAGCAGAAGCTTCGTCAGCAGCAGTTGCAGCACAGGCTGCAGCAGGCCCAGATGATGCGCCGTAGAATGGCCACCATGGCTGGAAGAGGTATGCCGATGCCATCTCCACCTACCTCAGCTGCTCCAGAAACCCCCACGTCTGTGCAGCAACCTAACACGCCCCAGACTCCACAACCCATGCCTAACCACCCTCAGCAACAGCAACCACCACCAAACCCCGGCAACATGGGCCAAGGGTTCCCCAGCAACGGTCGCAGCAGTCAGCCCTCCACGCCTGTGCCGCAAGGTAAACCTGGCCCACAGTCATCGCCGCTGCATCAGCAGCTGTCCCCTATGCCTAACATGCCGCATCAGCAGCaggctcctcctcctcagcagccgcagcaacagcagcagcagctgctggcaGCAATGAAAGTGGCACAACAGATCGAGATGGCGGCAAAggcaaagcagcagcagcagcagggttACGCCATGAACGGGATGCCCATGAACCAGTCACGCATGATGAACCCCATTCAGAACCAAATGCAGATGATGCCGGGTCCCCGGGGTCCCCAGGTGATGCAGACTGTGTCGCAGGGTCAGTGGGGTGTGGGAATGCAGAATGCCCAAGGCCATCAGCCACTGGTCCCTCCTCAGCAAGGCCCCATGGCCTCCCAGCAGGCTCAGGGAACCCCCATGTCTCAGCAGTCCCCACTCATGCAGAGGCCCATGATGCCACAGCAGTCGGGTCCCCAAATGCCTGGGGTCATGCCTCCTCAGGGGCCCCCCCAACAGGGAATGACACCGCAGCAGCAGCCAAACATGCCCCGGGTAATGCCTGGAAATATTACGCCAAGTGCCGTGCAGGAACTACTGCACACCCTCAAGTCTCCGAGCTCcccacagcaacagcagcaggtgCTGACCATCCTTAAGTCCAATCCCCACCTCATGGCGGCTTTCATCAAACAGAGAGCGGCCAAGTACCAGGCCAGCCAGGCGgtgccgcagcagcagcagcaacagcagcagcaacaagtccagcagcagcaacaggtcCAGCAGCAGAACCCTCAGGTCCTGCTGGGCTCCCAGCCTGGGATGCAGGCCATGGCAGCTATGAACCAAATGCAGAGGACCGGGATGGCTCCGCAGCAGCAGCCTCCTCAGCTGGTGGGCCCTCAGGGTATGCCCCCCATGGGTCCTCAAGGCCAGCTGATGAATACGGCTCAAAACGGAAGCCCTCAGTACCACAGACAGCTGCTCCGAATGCAGCAGATGCAGCAGCAGGGGGCCATGCCTCAGGGTCACAGCCAGTTCCCCACCCAGCAGCAGGGGCCCCCAGGCTTCTCCCAGCTCCGCGCGCATCAGCAGATGGCTATGCAAGGGGGCTCCGGTCCAATGGGGTCGGTTCCTCCCATGTCGCAGATGGGCCAGCCCGGCATGGGTATGGAAGGGATCCCGAACCACCTCAAGCAGCGCATGCTTCAGCATCAGATGATGAAGCAGCAGATGGGTTCTCCTGGGCAGGCCAACCCGATGAGTCCTCAACCTCATCTGCTGCAGGGCCAAGGCCAGACCGCAGCTCATCTATCTGGTCAGACCATGGCCAACACCCTGGGAAACCAGGTCCGCTCCCCGGCTCCGGTGCAGTCGCCCCGGCCGCCTTCCCAACAAGCCCCCCATTCCGGTTCCTCCCCACGGATACAACCCCAGCCTTCGCCGCAGCACGGGGCTCTCCACTCCAGCTCCCCTCACCCAAGCCTCGGCCCCATGTCAGGCTCTATGGACCAGGGACACATGGGAACGCCTGAGCAAAGCGCAATGCTCCCACAGCTGAACACACCAAACCGAGGAGGGCTGAGCAACGACATGAACATGGTGGGCGACACAACAGGAGACACGCTAGAGAGGTTTGTTGAAGGATTGTAG